A single window of Deinococcus sp. Leaf326 DNA harbors:
- a CDS encoding MerR family transcriptional regulator yields the protein MASDAKQRPVYVISVAAELVDMHPQTLRLYERKGLIRPGRSSGKTRLYSERDIEHLREIRRLTQELGV from the coding sequence ATGGCCTCCGACGCGAAACAACGCCCGGTGTATGTCATCTCGGTCGCGGCCGAGCTCGTGGACATGCACCCCCAGACCCTTCGCCTGTACGAGCGCAAGGGCCTGATCCGTCCGGGGCGCAGCAGCGGCAAGACCCGGCTGTACTCCGAGCGCGACATCGAGCATCTGCGCGAGATCCGGCGCCTGACCCAGGAACTCGGCGTG
- a CDS encoding metallophosphoesterase, whose translation MTEASAHALWVMGDVHGALGPLRRLLERAGLLGAAGEWTGGDAELVFLGDYLDRGPDGAGVVRLVRALEAQAPAQGGRVTALLGNHEVMFLAAARFQERDPRDRLGFALHWESNGGHPHDRAALAPDDLDWLAARPALARRGRWLLLHADASFYGALGPDLDAVNAEVSRRLSVDDPAVWAAFSNDFVERLSFASPGGETRAAALLAQFGGECLVHGHTPVPLLWEALLGDEPPPELWNAPVLYAGGRGVGVDGALAYRIGAGFVLRLGEHAPAEAVTLEGRAVPDGA comes from the coding sequence GTGACTGAGGCGTCCGCCCACGCCCTGTGGGTGATGGGCGACGTGCACGGCGCCCTGGGGCCTCTGCGCCGCCTGCTGGAGCGCGCCGGGTTGCTGGGCGCGGCGGGCGAGTGGACCGGCGGTGACGCCGAACTGGTCTTTCTGGGCGACTACCTCGACCGGGGGCCGGACGGCGCGGGTGTGGTGCGGCTGGTCCGCGCGCTGGAGGCCCAGGCTCCGGCGCAGGGGGGCCGGGTCACGGCGCTGCTGGGCAACCACGAGGTCATGTTTCTGGCGGCGGCCCGCTTTCAGGAGCGTGACCCCCGTGACCGCCTGGGATTCGCGCTTCACTGGGAGAGCAACGGGGGACACCCGCATGACCGGGCCGCCCTGGCCCCAGACGACCTCGACTGGCTCGCGGCCCGGCCCGCCCTGGCCCGCCGGGGCCGTTGGCTGCTGCTGCACGCCGACGCGTCCTTCTACGGGGCGCTGGGGCCGGACCTGGACGCCGTGAACGCCGAGGTGAGCCGCCGCCTGAGCGTGGACGATCCGGCTGTATGGGCCGCGTTCTCGAACGACTTCGTCGAGCGCCTGAGTTTCGCCTCGCCGGGTGGGGAGACCCGCGCCGCGGCGCTGCTCGCGCAGTTCGGCGGCGAGTGTCTCGTGCACGGACATACCCCCGTGCCGCTGCTGTGGGAGGCGCTGCTGGGCGACGAGCCCCCACCCGAGCTCTGGAACGCTCCGGTCCTGTACGCGGGGGGGCGCGGTGTGGGCGTGGACGGCGCGCTGGCCTACCGCATAGGTGCGGGCTTCGTGCTGCGGCTGGGCGAACATGCTCCGGCAGAGGCCGTGACGCTGGAGGGACGGGCTGTGCCGGACGGGGCCTGA
- a CDS encoding S1C family serine protease, producing the protein MRRFSPWLPVLLLLSGVAYLLPLIAPEDSVPNLLRLPSPSAAPALPGELPPETLALFEKTRPATVRVESLNARTGTGGIGTGFFINDAGQLLTAYHVVSDGQLFRITTLSGRSYRAQVTAFDAAADVALLQVRGGGNFPYLNLATRAPRVRETVLAIGNSGGDFLQPRRGRLLRLNVSSGRADFPQGTLEMTAPLAPGDSGGPIVDGNGQAIGVVSYVRQDSNGQTRTSYAVPVTEGNALIAGLRAGEQRDTPVVGLVFDSNHSGLTDPPGAVVLRVARNSPAERAGLRGCRADAEGNLTGLGDAILSVNGVSTPDADAFITQVQRRRIGDTVRLSVLRGEERREVQLTLAARRSVQDLNTPSSGDPCSPT; encoded by the coding sequence GTGCGCCGCTTCTCGCCCTGGCTTCCCGTCCTGCTGCTGCTGTCCGGCGTGGCCTACCTGCTGCCCCTGATCGCGCCCGAAGACAGCGTGCCGAACCTGCTGCGGCTGCCGTCCCCCAGTGCGGCCCCGGCGTTGCCCGGCGAGTTGCCTCCCGAGACGCTGGCGCTATTCGAGAAGACCCGTCCGGCCACCGTGCGGGTCGAGAGCCTCAATGCCCGGACCGGGACCGGGGGCATCGGCACCGGCTTTTTCATCAACGACGCCGGGCAACTGCTGACGGCCTACCACGTGGTCAGCGACGGCCAGCTGTTCCGGATCACCACGCTGTCGGGCCGCTCATACCGCGCGCAGGTCACGGCCTTCGACGCGGCGGCCGACGTGGCCCTGCTCCAGGTGCGCGGCGGTGGCAATTTTCCCTACCTGAACCTTGCCACCCGCGCGCCGCGCGTACGCGAGACGGTGTTGGCCATCGGCAACAGCGGCGGCGACTTCCTGCAGCCCCGGCGCGGGCGGCTGCTGCGCCTGAACGTCTCGTCCGGGCGCGCCGACTTTCCGCAGGGCACGCTGGAGATGACAGCCCCTCTGGCTCCCGGCGACAGCGGCGGCCCGATCGTCGACGGCAACGGGCAGGCCATTGGGGTGGTGAGCTACGTGCGCCAGGACAGCAACGGGCAGACCCGCACGAGCTACGCCGTGCCCGTCACCGAGGGCAACGCCCTGATCGCCGGGCTGCGCGCCGGCGAACAACGCGATACCCCGGTCGTGGGCCTCGTCTTCGACTCCAACCACAGCGGCCTGACCGACCCGCCCGGCGCGGTGGTGCTGCGTGTGGCCCGCAACAGCCCCGCCGAGCGCGCCGGCCTGCGCGGCTGCCGGGCCGACGCCGAGGGCAACCTGACGGGGCTGGGCGACGCCATCCTGAGCGTGAACGGCGTGAGCACTCCCGACGCCGACGCCTTCATCACGCAGGTGCAGCGCCGGCGGATCGGCGACACGGTGCGCCTGAGCGTGCTGCGCGGCGAGGAGCGGCGCGAGGTGCAGCTCACGCTGGCGGCGCGGCGCAGCGTGCAGGACCTCAACACTCCCTCAAGCGGCGACCCCTGCTCGCCCACCTGA
- a CDS encoding S9 family peptidase: MSTPPQAARKPVTHSLHGEDRPDDYHWLKTQGRADPEVLEYLEGENAYLAGVMDPLRGTQAAIYAELLSHVQEDDDQPPVREGDWLYFTRTAAGQPHPIFLRRPAQGGEDEVLLDLNALKAREGHANVWVYAARPSPDGHLWAYLLDTTGQEVFELRVLDTRTGELTEPPLTGLSGWTLAWAGDDTLIYGTDDATQRPDRVWRHRLGQPQAGDDLLFREDDPTFRAGAALAENGETVLIASEANMAQEWWALGVRDPQARPTPVLARERGTEVPLLTDGGDHWLLLTNAGGASEFALMRLPKREGATLADAEAVLPYSPGRYLTGFHLFRSHLLLAGREGGFTRLWVLPRTPQGYGEARAVVFPEASYTVRIGANREYGTGVARILYTSLTRPAEHLDLDLETLETRLVKATPVPNYDPAQYVAEQVWATAPDGERVPLSLVRRRDTALPAPTLLYGYGSYGAPMDPGFSMSRLPLLDRGWVWAIAHIRGGSELGRRWYDAGRLSHKMNTFTDYVAAGEHLRASGVAGDLVAMGRSAGGLLMGTVLNLRPDLFRAAFVGVPFVDVLSTMLDDSIPLTTGEYDEWGNPNEAAAYADMRAYSPYDNLKAATYPHLFVSTGLNDPRVAYWEPAKYVARLRTLRQEGSGELVLKTNMGAGHGGSSGRYDALNETAEEYAFALAAVEGQL; encoded by the coding sequence ATGTCCACACCTCCACAGGCGGCCCGCAAACCGGTCACGCACAGCCTTCACGGCGAGGACCGGCCCGACGACTACCACTGGCTCAAGACGCAGGGCCGGGCCGACCCCGAGGTGCTGGAGTACCTGGAGGGCGAAAACGCCTACCTAGCCGGGGTCATGGACCCCCTGCGCGGCACGCAGGCAGCTATCTACGCCGAGCTGCTCTCGCATGTGCAGGAGGACGACGACCAGCCCCCCGTGCGCGAAGGCGACTGGCTGTACTTCACCCGGACGGCGGCGGGACAGCCGCATCCCATCTTCCTGCGGCGGCCGGCGCAGGGCGGCGAGGACGAGGTGCTGCTCGACCTCAATGCCCTGAAGGCGCGCGAGGGCCACGCCAACGTCTGGGTCTACGCCGCGCGTCCCAGCCCCGACGGACACCTGTGGGCGTACCTCCTCGACACGACCGGGCAGGAGGTGTTCGAGCTGCGCGTGCTCGACACCCGGACCGGCGAACTGACCGAGCCCCCGCTGACGGGCCTGAGCGGCTGGACCCTGGCCTGGGCAGGCGACGACACCCTGATCTACGGCACCGACGACGCCACGCAGCGCCCCGACCGGGTCTGGCGGCACCGGCTGGGGCAGCCGCAGGCGGGCGACGACCTGCTGTTCCGCGAGGACGACCCGACCTTCCGCGCTGGAGCAGCCCTCGCGGAAAACGGCGAGACGGTGCTCATCGCCAGCGAGGCCAACATGGCGCAGGAGTGGTGGGCGCTCGGCGTCCGCGACCCCCAGGCCCGGCCCACCCCCGTGCTGGCCCGCGAGCGCGGCACCGAGGTGCCCCTGTTGACCGACGGCGGCGACCACTGGCTGCTGCTCACGAACGCGGGCGGCGCCTCCGAGTTCGCGCTCATGCGCCTGCCCAAGCGGGAGGGCGCCACCCTGGCGGACGCCGAGGCCGTGCTGCCCTACAGCCCCGGGCGCTACCTCACCGGCTTTCACCTGTTCCGCTCGCACCTGCTGCTCGCGGGGCGCGAGGGCGGGTTCACGCGGCTGTGGGTACTGCCCCGCACGCCCCAGGGCTACGGCGAGGCGCGCGCAGTCGTCTTTCCCGAAGCGAGCTACACGGTCCGTATCGGGGCGAACCGCGAGTACGGCACCGGAGTGGCCCGCATCCTCTACACGAGCCTGACGCGCCCTGCCGAGCACCTCGACCTCGACCTGGAGACGCTGGAGACCCGGCTGGTGAAGGCGACCCCGGTGCCGAACTACGACCCCGCGCAGTACGTCGCCGAGCAGGTCTGGGCGACGGCGCCCGACGGCGAGCGTGTGCCGCTCAGTCTGGTGCGGCGCAGGGACACGGCCCTGCCCGCCCCCACCCTCCTGTACGGTTACGGCAGCTACGGCGCGCCGATGGACCCCGGCTTTTCCATGTCCCGGCTGCCGCTGCTCGACCGGGGCTGGGTGTGGGCCATCGCGCACATCCGGGGCGGCTCGGAACTCGGGCGGCGCTGGTACGACGCCGGGCGCCTCTCGCACAAGATGAACACCTTCACCGACTACGTGGCGGCGGGCGAACACCTGCGCGCCTCGGGGGTGGCGGGCGACCTCGTGGCGATGGGCCGCAGCGCAGGCGGGCTGCTTATGGGCACTGTGTTGAACCTGCGCCCCGACCTCTTCCGGGCGGCCTTCGTGGGCGTGCCCTTCGTGGACGTGCTCTCGACCATGCTCGACGACTCCATCCCCCTGACCACGGGCGAGTACGACGAGTGGGGCAACCCCAACGAGGCGGCGGCCTACGCCGACATGCGCGCCTACTCGCCCTACGATAACCTGAAGGCGGCGACCTACCCGCACCTCTTCGTGTCTACCGGCCTGAACGACCCACGCGTGGCGTACTGGGAACCGGCCAAGTACGTGGCCCGGCTGCGCACGCTAAGGCAGGAAGGCAGCGGCGAACTCGTGCTCAAGACGAACATGGGCGCGGGCCACGGCGGCTCCAGCGGCCGCTACGACGCGCTGAACGAGACGGCCGAGGAGTACGCCTTCGCCCTCGCGGCCGTAGAAGGCCAGTTGTAA
- a CDS encoding HD-GYP domain-containing protein, translating to MPWWTALRSLPEAARPANFQFEEESGLAAQERRAAGNWLGTVLGRPPEDHEESTARLTLALAYYAGEVQDEAAVRRAVWAGMLHDIGKSVVDPRILNKPAPLTPAERAVMQRHPSVGHRLATTAAQMDAGALTAVLYHHERWDGEGYPVGLIGESIPVLARVLTVVDVYDALSRERPYRAAWTPDEAARYLMTHAGTAFDPRLVELFVQWVLPQTVPAGAGTGS from the coding sequence GTGCCCTGGTGGACCGCGCTGCGCTCCCTGCCGGAAGCGGCGCGGCCCGCCAACTTTCAGTTTGAGGAAGAAAGTGGCCTGGCCGCGCAGGAACGCCGCGCGGCGGGTAACTGGCTCGGCACGGTGCTGGGCCGGCCGCCCGAGGACCATGAAGAGTCCACTGCCCGGCTCACTCTGGCCCTGGCGTACTACGCCGGCGAGGTCCAGGACGAGGCCGCCGTGCGCCGCGCCGTGTGGGCCGGCATGCTGCACGATATCGGCAAGTCGGTCGTGGACCCGCGCATCCTGAACAAGCCCGCGCCCCTGACTCCGGCCGAGCGCGCTGTCATGCAGCGTCACCCTTCGGTGGGGCACCGGCTGGCGACGACCGCTGCGCAGATGGACGCCGGAGCGCTGACGGCCGTCTTGTACCACCATGAACGCTGGGACGGAGAAGGCTACCCGGTGGGGCTCATCGGCGAGTCCATCCCGGTGCTGGCGCGCGTCCTGACGGTAGTAGACGTGTACGACGCCCTGAGCCGCGAGCGTCCCTACCGCGCGGCCTGGACTCCAGATGAGGCCGCGCGCTATCTCATGACCCACGCGGGCACCGCCTTTGACCCGCGCCTGGTCGAGCTGTTCGTGCAGTGGGTGCTGCCGCAGACGGTGCCCGCCGGAGCGGGAACAGGCTCCTGA
- the ilvA gene encoding threonine ammonia-lyase, biosynthetic, which produces MTHTVPTLPQPGQMDALDVLRLALTSKVYGAAIETPVSETPRLSARVGSRVLLKREDQQPIFSFKLRGAYNKMSQLTPAEAACGVICASAGNHAQGVAFAAQALNIAAVIVMPATTPDIKVQACRARGAEVVLFGDSFSDAETHAFALQQERGLTFVHPYDDPLVLAGQGTVALELLRQVPGDEYTVFVPVGGGGLIAGVASVLKALKPGVHIVGVEPDDSDAMYQSLQAGERVRLDTVGIFVDGVAVKQVGAYTFDLTRRYVDDWVRVNTDEVCAAIKDVFDDTRAVMEPAGALAVAGLKKYAAERGLSGETLVALTCGANVNFDRLRHVAERAEIGERREAILAVTIPERPGAFREFIEVVGARSITEFNYRYAPRTDAQIFVGVQLGHAAQRGELVAQLAALGYAVTDLTDDELAKVHVRHMVGGRAPEAEGERVYSFTFPERPGALLDFLTHLQGTWNISLFHYRNHGSAHGRVLAGIQVPDGELPEFGDFLAGLGYPAEDMSENPAYRLFLT; this is translated from the coding sequence ATGACCCATACCGTCCCGACCCTTCCTCAACCCGGCCAGATGGACGCCCTGGACGTGCTGCGCCTCGCCCTGACGAGCAAGGTCTACGGCGCGGCCATCGAGACGCCGGTCAGCGAGACGCCGCGCCTGAGCGCGCGTGTGGGCAGCCGCGTGCTCCTCAAGCGTGAGGACCAGCAGCCCATCTTCTCGTTCAAGCTGCGCGGCGCGTACAACAAGATGAGCCAGCTCACGCCCGCCGAAGCGGCCTGCGGCGTGATCTGTGCCTCGGCGGGCAACCACGCGCAGGGGGTCGCCTTCGCGGCGCAGGCCCTGAACATCGCGGCCGTGATCGTGATGCCCGCGACCACCCCCGACATCAAGGTGCAGGCCTGCCGGGCACGCGGCGCCGAGGTCGTGCTGTTCGGCGACAGTTTCAGCGACGCCGAGACCCATGCCTTCGCCCTGCAACAGGAGCGCGGCCTGACCTTCGTGCACCCCTACGACGACCCCCTTGTCCTGGCGGGCCAGGGCACGGTGGCGCTGGAACTGCTGCGGCAGGTGCCGGGCGACGAGTACACCGTGTTCGTGCCGGTGGGCGGCGGCGGCCTGATCGCGGGCGTGGCGAGTGTCCTCAAGGCCCTCAAGCCCGGCGTGCACATCGTAGGTGTGGAACCCGACGACAGCGACGCGATGTACCAGAGCCTCCAGGCGGGCGAGCGCGTGCGGCTCGACACCGTGGGGATCTTCGTGGACGGGGTGGCGGTCAAACAGGTCGGGGCCTACACCTTCGACCTCACGCGGCGCTACGTCGACGACTGGGTGCGCGTGAACACCGACGAGGTGTGCGCCGCCATCAAGGACGTGTTCGACGATACGCGCGCCGTCATGGAACCGGCCGGGGCGCTGGCCGTCGCGGGCCTCAAGAAGTACGCCGCCGAGCGCGGACTGAGCGGCGAGACGCTGGTCGCCCTGACCTGCGGGGCCAATGTGAACTTCGACCGCCTGCGCCACGTGGCCGAGCGCGCCGAGATCGGCGAGCGGCGCGAGGCCATCCTGGCCGTGACCATCCCCGAGCGGCCCGGCGCCTTCCGCGAGTTCATCGAGGTGGTCGGCGCGCGGTCCATCACCGAGTTCAACTACCGCTACGCCCCCAGGACCGACGCGCAGATCTTCGTGGGGGTGCAGCTCGGCCACGCGGCGCAGCGGGGCGAACTCGTCGCGCAGCTCGCCGCCCTGGGTTACGCTGTCACCGACCTCACCGACGACGAACTCGCCAAGGTGCACGTGCGGCACATGGTCGGGGGCCGCGCGCCCGAGGCCGAGGGCGAGCGGGTGTATTCGTTCACCTTTCCCGAGCGGCCCGGCGCGCTGCTGGACTTCCTGACGCACCTTCAGGGCACCTGGAATATCAGTCTGTTCCACTACCGCAACCACGGCTCGGCGCACGGGCGGGTGCTGGCGGGCATCCAGGTCCCCGACGGCGAGCTACCCGAGTTCGGGGACTTTCTGGCGGGGCTGGGCTACCCGGCCGAGGACATGAGCGAGAACCCGGCGTACCGGTTGTTTCTGACCTGA
- the thyX gene encoding FAD-dependent thymidylate synthase — MTDADHPSLTLFPLGDDLGSVSLVQHVGDDKMIVNAARVSFGGDNLAPLDGKDERLIRYLLRHHHGSPFEHNLVTFKVVCPIFVDRQMVRHRVGVAKNEISGRYVEMQERNFTPPQFRKQAPSNRQASVEDDGTLDQEAAARVWADAWRGAYGAYQELLALGVTREQARGVLPQSLYTESYYTFNVRSLLHFLGLRDHAGAQFETRQFARAMGELAEPLFPVTFREWRSLNAGE; from the coding sequence GTGACTGACGCCGACCACCCCTCCCTGACGCTCTTTCCCCTGGGTGACGACCTGGGCAGCGTGTCGCTCGTGCAGCACGTGGGCGACGACAAGATGATCGTGAACGCGGCCCGCGTCTCCTTCGGCGGCGACAACCTGGCCCCCCTGGACGGCAAGGACGAGCGGCTGATCCGTTACCTGCTGCGCCATCACCACGGCAGCCCCTTCGAGCACAACCTCGTGACGTTCAAGGTGGTGTGCCCGATCTTCGTGGACCGGCAGATGGTCCGCCACCGGGTAGGGGTCGCCAAGAACGAGATCAGTGGCCGCTACGTCGAGATGCAGGAGCGCAACTTCACGCCGCCCCAGTTCCGCAAGCAGGCGCCCAGCAACCGGCAGGCCAGCGTGGAGGACGACGGCACGCTGGATCAGGAGGCCGCCGCCCGCGTGTGGGCAGACGCGTGGCGCGGGGCATACGGCGCCTATCAGGAGCTGCTGGCGCTGGGCGTGACGCGCGAGCAGGCGCGCGGCGTGCTGCCGCAGTCGCTCTATACCGAGTCGTACTACACCTTCAACGTCCGCAGCCTGCTGCACTTCCTGGGTCTACGCGACCATGCGGGCGCGCAGTTCGAGACCCGGCAGTTCGCCCGCGCGATGGGCGAACTGGCCGAGCCGCTGTTCCCGGTGACCTTCCGCGAGTGGAGAAGCCTGAACGCCGGCGAATAA
- the cysS gene encoding cysteine--tRNA ligase, whose amino-acid sequence MTQPDPAHPQPGRRAPDPDIQLYDTMQRQKVPFEPSTPGRVGMYLCGPTVYSDAHLGHAKKEVAFDVIRRAFEHFGYAVRYVANITDVGHLQNDADDGEDKIAKRAVLEQLEPMEVADKYFWSFTDDMAALNVKRPSINPRATGHIPEQIRLIEELISRGHAYESGGNVYFDVRSWPEYGKLSGRKLDDQEEGVREAVREDKRDPRDFALWKNAEAGHIMRWESPWGVGFPGWHIECSAMSLKYLGEGFDIHGGGLDLQFPHHEAEIAQAEAAGHPFARYWMHNNMLTIGGEKMSKSKGNFTTIRDLLSQHDPMVVRFLLVGSHYRSVTEFSEEAFTSARSGYRRLTEALGEIERRLPTAPAGSDAALDARIAVHVLAFEDALRDDFNTPKAVAALFGLTTDVNAALGKGEVGRETLDRARAAYLGLGGGVLGLFAGRTESRQDDTEVVSALMELVLKARQNYRLQKQYAAADELRDTLTAVGVTVEDTKEGARWRR is encoded by the coding sequence ATGACCCAGCCCGACCCAGCCCACCCCCAGCCCGGCCGCCGCGCGCCCGACCCCGACATCCAGCTCTACGACACCATGCAGCGCCAGAAGGTGCCCTTCGAGCCGAGCACGCCGGGCCGTGTGGGCATGTACCTGTGCGGACCGACCGTCTACAGCGACGCCCACCTGGGCCACGCCAAGAAGGAGGTGGCCTTCGACGTGATCCGCCGGGCCTTCGAGCACTTCGGGTACGCGGTGCGCTACGTCGCCAACATCACCGACGTGGGCCACCTCCAGAACGACGCCGACGACGGCGAGGACAAGATCGCCAAGCGCGCCGTGCTCGAACAGCTCGAACCGATGGAGGTGGCCGACAAGTATTTCTGGTCCTTCACCGACGACATGGCGGCCCTGAACGTCAAGCGCCCCAGCATCAACCCGCGCGCGACCGGGCACATCCCCGAACAGATCCGGCTCATCGAGGAACTCATCTCGCGTGGGCACGCCTACGAGTCGGGGGGCAACGTGTACTTCGACGTGCGCAGCTGGCCCGAGTACGGCAAGCTCTCGGGCCGCAAGCTCGACGACCAGGAGGAAGGCGTGCGCGAGGCCGTGCGCGAGGACAAGCGCGACCCGCGCGACTTCGCGCTGTGGAAAAACGCCGAGGCCGGGCACATCATGCGCTGGGAGTCGCCCTGGGGTGTGGGGTTTCCGGGCTGGCACATCGAATGCTCGGCCATGAGCCTGAAGTACCTGGGCGAGGGCTTCGACATTCACGGCGGCGGCCTGGACCTGCAATTTCCCCACCACGAGGCCGAGATCGCGCAGGCCGAGGCGGCCGGGCATCCGTTCGCGCGCTACTGGATGCACAACAACATGCTGACCATCGGCGGCGAGAAGATGTCCAAGAGCAAGGGCAACTTCACGACCATCCGTGATCTGCTCTCGCAGCACGACCCGATGGTGGTGCGTTTTCTGCTGGTGGGCAGCCACTACCGCAGCGTCACCGAGTTCTCGGAGGAGGCCTTCACCAGCGCCCGCAGCGGGTACCGCCGCCTGACCGAAGCCCTGGGCGAGATAGAGCGCCGCCTGCCCACGGCCCCAGCCGGCAGCGACGCCGCGCTCGACGCCAGAATCGCCGTGCACGTCCTGGCATTCGAGGACGCCCTGCGCGACGACTTCAACACGCCCAAGGCCGTCGCAGCGCTGTTCGGCCTGACCACGGACGTCAACGCTGCGCTGGGTAAGGGGGAGGTCGGCCGCGAGACGCTGGACCGTGCCCGCGCGGCCTACCTGGGCCTGGGCGGGGGCGTGCTGGGCCTGTTCGCCGGCCGCACCGAGAGCCGCCAGGACGACACCGAGGTTGTCTCGGCGCTCATGGAACTCGTCCTCAAGGCGCGGCAGAACTACCGCCTGCAAAAGCAGTACGCCGCCGCCGACGAGCTGCGCGACACCCTCACGGCCGTCGGCGTGACCGTCGAGGACACCAAGGAGGGCGCGCGCTGGCGCCGGTAG
- a CDS encoding EVE domain-containing protein, with protein sequence MACWLLKSEPDVFGYPDLVRAGREAWNGVRNYQARNFLRQMREGDLCLFYHSNARPSGVAGVARVVRAAYPDDLQFDPGSPYHDPRSDPVAPRWSMVDVVPVAALPRVVPLETLRALPEWQDSPLVRKGTRLSVLPVTPEQVRAALSAGGGDPDLTCP encoded by the coding sequence ATGGCGTGCTGGCTGCTGAAATCCGAACCCGACGTGTTCGGCTACCCCGATCTTGTGCGTGCCGGGCGCGAAGCCTGGAACGGGGTGCGCAACTACCAGGCCCGCAATTTCTTGCGCCAGATGCGGGAGGGCGACCTGTGTCTCTTCTACCACTCGAACGCCCGCCCCAGCGGCGTGGCGGGCGTGGCGCGGGTGGTACGTGCCGCCTATCCCGACGATCTGCAGTTCGATCCGGGCAGTCCCTACCACGATCCGCGCAGCGACCCCGTCGCCCCGCGCTGGAGCATGGTGGACGTGGTGCCGGTCGCCGCTCTGCCGCGCGTGGTGCCGCTGGAGACCCTGCGCGCCCTGCCGGAGTGGCAGGATTCGCCGCTGGTGCGCAAGGGCACCCGCCTGAGTGTGCTGCCGGTAACCCCCGAACAGGTCCGCGCCGCCCTGAGTGCCGGGGGAGGAGACCCAGACCTGACCTGTCCCTGA